In Bacteroidota bacterium, the genomic stretch TCAAAAACTGACTCAACAGCATCACGCCGTATTGTGTTCAAATACCTTCAGAATAAAGAAGCGGTTGGGACATTGTTCAGAGACGTAGCTGCTAAAGTAGGTGACAGACCGGGTGGATATACCCGCATCATTAAAATGGGTATACGCTTAGGCGACAACGCCGAATTAGCGATGATCGAACTGGTTGATTTTAACGAATTGCTCTTAGGTATTTCGAAAGAAAAAACTCCTGGAAAAGCAAAATCTACACGCAGAAGAGGCGGCAAAAAGAAAGCTACTGAAGCTACTACT encodes the following:
- the rplQ gene encoding 50S ribosomal protein L17, with the translated sequence MRHGDKINNLGRKTAHRHALLSNMACSLILHKRINTTLAKAKALRLYVEPLITKSKTDSTASRRIVFKYLQNKEAVGTLFRDVAAKVGDRPGGYTRIIKMGIRLGDNAELAMIELVDFNELLLGISKEKTPGKAKSTRRRGGKKKATEATTAEVKAETTPDKGEAKAE